A window of the Gossypium hirsutum isolate 1008001.06 chromosome A03, Gossypium_hirsutum_v2.1, whole genome shotgun sequence genome harbors these coding sequences:
- the LOC107886641 gene encoding 3-ketoacyl-CoA synthase 6, whose translation MPPASPDFSSSVKLKYVKLGYQYVVDHFLTLLLVPVMVGILIEVVRLGPEEIVNLWNSLHFDLIQILCSSFFIIFIATVYFMSKPRCIYLVDYACYKPPVTCRVPFATFMEHSRLILSNNPKSVEFQMRILERSGLGEETCLPPAIHYIPPKPTMEAARGEAEVVIFSAMDSLFKKTGLKPKDIDILIVNCSLFSPTPSLSAMVINKYKLRSNIKSFNLSGMGCSAGLISIDLARDLLQVHPNSNAVVVSTEIITPNYYQGKERAMLLPNCLFRMGGAAILLSNRRSERRRAKYRLVHVVRTHKGADDKAYRCVFEEEDKEGKVGISLSKDLMAIAGEALKSNITTIGPLVLPGSEQLLFLLTLIGRKIFNPKWKPYIPDFKLAFEHFCIHAGGRAVIDELQKNLQLSAEHVEASRMTLHRFGNTSSSSLWYEMSYLEAKGRMKKGDRIWQIAFGSGFKCNSAVWKCNRTIKTPTDGPWEDCIHRYPVHIPEVVKL comes from the coding sequence CTCTCTTGTTGGTTCCTGTCATGGTTGGGATCCTTATTGAAGTTGTTCGTTTAGGCCCTGAAGAGATTGTTAACCTATGGAATTCCCTCCATTTTGATCTTATTCAGATATTGTGCTCTTCTTTCTTCATCATTTTTATTGCCACTGTTTACTTCATGTCCAAGCCACGATGCATCTACCTTGTGGATTATGCATGCTACAAGCCTCCTGTGACTTGCAGGGTTCCTTTTGCTACTTTCATGGAGCACTCCAGGTTGATTTTGAGCAACAATCCTAAGAGCGTGGAGTTCCAGATGAGGATTCTGGAACGGTCTGGGCTGGGTGAAGAGACTTGTTTGCCTCCTGCTATTCATTACATCCCTCCAAAGCCAACCATGGAGGCCGCTAGAGGCGAGGCTGAGGTTGTTATTTTCTCAGCTATGGATTCTTTGTTCAAGAAAACGGGGCTGAAACCTAAAGACATAGATATTCTTATTGTCAACTGCAGTCTCTTCTCCCCCACGCCATCTTTGTCTGCTATGGTGATCAACAAATACAAGCTGAGGAGTAACATTAAGAGCTTTAATCTTTCGGGAATGGGGTGCAGTGCGGGGCTTATCTCCATTGATTTAGCTCGGGATCTTCTCCAAGTACACCCGAATTCTAATGCAGTTGTTGTCAGCACAGAGATCATCACTCCCAACTACTACCAGGGTAAAGAAAGAGCTATGCTCCTTCCCAACTGTCTCTTCCGCATGGGTGGTGCAGCAATCCTGTTGTCGAACCGCCGCTCAGAGAGGCGGAGAGCCAAGTACCGACTTGTCCACGTTGTTCGAACCCACAAAGGGGCTGATGACAAGGCCTACCGATGCGTGTTTGAAGAAGAAGACAAAGAAGGCAAAGTTGGGATATCATTATCTAAAGATCTCATGGCTATAGCTGGAGAGGCTTTAAAATCCAACATTACCACAATAGGGCCTTTGGTGCTTCCAGGGTCAGAACAACTTCTATTTCTTCTCACTCTGATCGGGCGTAAAATCTTCAACCCCAAGTGGAAGCCTTATATCCCAGACTTCAAGCTGGCGTTTGAGCACTTCTGCATCCATGCTGGAGGGCGAGCAGTGATAGATGAACTGCAAAAGAACCTGCAGCTGTCAGCAGAACACGTAGAGGCATCTAGGATGACATTGCACAGATTCGGAAACACCTCCTCCTCATCCTTGTGGTACGAGATGAGCTACCTTGAGGCAAAAGGGAGGATGAAAAAGGGAGATAGGATTTGGCAGATTGCTTTTGGGAGTGGATTCAAGTGTAACAGTGCGGTGTGGAAGTGCAATCGAACCATCAAAACACCAACAGATGGGCCTTGGGAGGATTGCATCCATAGGTATCCCGTTCATATCCCTGAAGTTGTCAAGCTCTAG